The Aequorivita sublithincola DSM 14238 genome window below encodes:
- a CDS encoding M28 family peptidase, with protein sequence MKKLLFLSILSISFSIFSQTDQKIYDIVSSVSSKRIKADVTTLVNFGTRNTFSDTVSNTRGIGAARRWIKSEFENISKNCSNCLNVFYQKNLVKAEGNDRVPTDTWIVNVAAVQKGTKYPNRYIIMSGDIDSRNSDGSDFTKDAPGANDNASGMAGTIEAARVLSKYKFENNIIYLGLSGEEQGLFGGKGFAEFAKDNNWEIIGVFNNDMIGNIKGVDGVISNRDFRIFSEPVPPTETEQERQMRRFYGGEVDGISRQLARYVYKTTKTYMPEMNPMMVYRLDRFGRGGHHRPFNDLGWAGIRIMESHEDYNHQHQDLRTENGIEYGDKIEFVNFDYAAKLTAVNAINLASIASAPPEPKNVAIGGVVEASAKLKWEKVDGATGYKIYWRDTTSPTWDHRRYVGDVSEFTLEGIVIDNSFFGVASVGKNGFESIVVFPNSVFR encoded by the coding sequence ATGAAAAAGCTGCTCTTCCTTTCTATTTTAAGCATTTCGTTTTCCATTTTCTCCCAAACAGACCAAAAGATCTATGACATAGTTAGTTCAGTTTCTTCAAAAAGAATAAAAGCAGATGTAACAACTTTGGTCAATTTCGGAACTAGAAATACCTTTAGCGATACTGTTAGCAATACACGAGGAATAGGAGCTGCCAGAAGATGGATTAAATCTGAATTCGAAAATATTTCAAAGAATTGCAGCAATTGTCTAAATGTTTTCTACCAAAAAAATTTAGTAAAAGCTGAAGGAAATGATCGCGTTCCAACGGATACTTGGATTGTAAATGTGGCGGCAGTTCAAAAAGGAACAAAATATCCAAACCGTTATATTATTATGAGCGGCGATATAGATTCCAGAAACAGCGACGGCAGCGATTTCACAAAAGACGCTCCAGGCGCCAATGACAACGCCAGCGGAATGGCCGGAACTATTGAAGCAGCTCGCGTTCTTTCAAAATATAAATTTGAAAATAACATAATTTATTTAGGTTTGAGTGGCGAGGAACAAGGTCTTTTCGGTGGAAAAGGTTTTGCGGAATTCGCCAAAGACAACAATTGGGAAATTATCGGAGTTTTCAACAATGATATGATTGGCAATATAAAAGGTGTTGACGGCGTAATCAGCAATCGCGACTTCCGGATTTTCAGTGAACCCGTTCCGCCTACAGAAACAGAGCAAGAACGGCAAATGCGACGCTTTTATGGTGGTGAAGTTGATGGAATCTCCCGTCAATTGGCGCGTTACGTTTATAAAACTACAAAAACCTATATGCCGGAAATGAATCCTATGATGGTTTATCGTTTGGATCGTTTTGGTCGCGGTGGGCATCATAGACCATTCAACGATTTAGGTTGGGCGGGAATTCGGATTATGGAATCTCATGAAGATTACAACCATCAGCATCAAGATTTAAGAACCGAAAACGGTATTGAATACGGCGACAAGATAGAGTTCGTAAACTTTGACTATGCCGCAAAACTAACAGCCGTAAATGCAATCAATTTAGCAAGTATCGCTTCTGCCCCACCAGAACCAAAAAACGTAGCAATTGGTGGCGTTGTGGAAGCTTCGGCAAAGTTGAAGTGGGAAAAAGTTGACGGAGCCACAGGTTACAAAATATATTGGAGAGATACAACTTCACCAACTTGGGACCACAGACGCTACGTGGGCGATGTTTCCGAATTTACTTTGGAAGGAATTGTGATTGATAATTCATTTTTTGGCGTAGCTTCCGTTGGAAAAAATGGTTTTGAAAGCATTGTTGTTTTCCCAAATTCAGTATTTAGATAA
- a CDS encoding M1 family metallopeptidase — protein MKEKVCTLVLLILTISAFSQEFTRADTLRGSITPERIWWDVTYYDLKVAVNPSNKTIEGSNTISYKVLKPNNVMQIDLQAPMKIDKILQDGKEISFTSEGNAHFLKLLKKQQRGKEENIIIFFSGKPIEARRPPWDGGFTWTKDSNGKDFIATSNEGIGSSVWWPLKDHPSDEPDKGITISVTAPKDLMDVSNGRLIKVVETDSTKTWVWKVVNPINAYGVNINIGDYVHWGEKYKGEKNILDMDYYVLRENEAKAKEQFKQAPMMMEAFEHWFGPYPFYEDGYKLVEAPYLGMEHQSSVTYGNKFENGYLGRDLSETGWGLKFDFIIIHESGHEWFANSITSKDVADMWVHEGFTNYSENLYVDYFFGKKASSEYVIGTRKKILNDRPIIGQYNVSNSGSSDMYYKGGNMLHMIRQLIDDDEKWRQILRGLNKEFYHQIVTTKQVEDYISKKSGMDLTAFFEQYLRTTMVPKIEYAIDGNKLKYCYVAIVENFKMPIIAIINGKEEWIKPTAEWKTKEFPSAIKTMEIREDFYVKSEQQK, from the coding sequence ATGAAAGAAAAAGTCTGTACCCTCGTTTTATTGATTCTTACTATTTCTGCATTTTCTCAAGAATTTACTCGCGCTGACACCCTTCGCGGCAGCATAACTCCTGAGAGAATTTGGTGGGACGTTACTTATTACGATTTAAAAGTCGCCGTAAATCCTTCCAATAAAACCATTGAAGGCAGCAACACCATTTCATATAAAGTCTTAAAACCAAACAATGTGATGCAGATTGATCTGCAAGCACCGATGAAGATTGATAAAATATTGCAAGACGGAAAAGAAATTTCATTCACTTCGGAAGGAAACGCGCACTTTTTAAAACTTCTAAAAAAACAACAAAGAGGAAAAGAAGAAAATATAATAATTTTCTTCTCTGGAAAACCGATAGAAGCACGACGTCCGCCTTGGGACGGTGGTTTCACTTGGACTAAAGACAGCAACGGAAAAGATTTTATAGCCACGAGTAACGAAGGAATTGGTTCCAGCGTTTGGTGGCCGCTGAAAGATCATCCGTCCGATGAGCCAGATAAGGGCATTACAATCTCCGTAACCGCTCCAAAAGACTTGATGGACGTAAGTAACGGAAGATTGATAAAAGTAGTTGAAACTGACAGTACAAAAACTTGGGTTTGGAAAGTGGTAAACCCAATTAATGCGTATGGAGTGAACATAAACATCGGCGATTACGTGCATTGGGGCGAAAAGTACAAAGGTGAAAAAAACATATTAGACATGGATTATTATGTGCTTCGCGAAAATGAAGCGAAGGCAAAAGAACAATTCAAACAAGCGCCGATGATGATGGAAGCTTTTGAACATTGGTTTGGCCCCTACCCTTTTTACGAAGATGGTTACAAGCTGGTTGAAGCGCCTTATTTGGGAATGGAACACCAAAGTAGTGTGACGTATGGCAATAAATTTGAAAACGGTTATTTAGGTCGCGATCTTTCAGAAACGGGATGGGGTTTGAAGTTCGATTTTATAATTATTCATGAAAGTGGCCACGAATGGTTTGCGAACAGTATAACTTCAAAAGATGTGGCAGATATGTGGGTTCACGAAGGGTTTACTAATTATTCTGAGAATTTGTATGTAGATTATTTCTTCGGAAAAAAGGCTTCTTCGGAATATGTTATTGGTACCAGAAAAAAGATTTTGAACGATCGTCCCATTATTGGGCAATACAATGTTAGCAATTCTGGAAGTAGCGATATGTATTACAAAGGTGGAAATATGCTTCATATGATTCGCCAACTTATTGACGATGACGAAAAATGGCGACAAATTCTTCGTGGTTTGAATAAAGAATTCTACCATCAAATCGTTACCACCAAACAAGTTGAAGATTACATAAGCAAAAAAAGCGGGATGGACTTAACTGCATTTTTTGAACAATATCTTAGAACTACGATGGTTCCAAAAATAGAATATGCTATTGATGGAAATAAATTGAAATATTGTTATGTAGCTATAGTCGAAAACTTCAAAATGCCCATTATTGCAATAATTAATGGAAAAGAAGAATGGATTAAACCAACTGCGGAATGGAAGACGAAGGAATTTCCTTCAGCAATTAAAACAATGGAAATTAGAGAAGATTTTTATGTAAAATCTGAACAGCAAAAGTAA
- a CDS encoding vWA domain-containing protein, whose protein sequence is MNKNDAKSGFVFTKHTPKDQSPFDKLFDIFQELITHTSGDFDEAMDWLKQIDDEYKLTTEDYTLDDFVEDLKKKGYLREEIKMDGKSGLAITEKTERAIRKRALEQIFGKLRKSGAGNHRTKQTGRGDEQAGEFRDYRFGDSLEQISMTESFKNAQINHGIGDFTLSENDLVVEETMYKTQMSTVLMIDISHSMILYGEDRITPAKKVAMALSEFITTSYPKDTLDILVFGNDAWPIKIKDLPYLNVGPYHTNTVAGLQLAMDLLRRKRNTNKQIFMITDGKPSCVRLPDGRYYKNSNGLDSYIVNKCYAMASQARKLHIPITTFMIAEDPYLMQFVEHFTAANQGKAFYTGLKGLGEMIFSDYETNRRKRIK, encoded by the coding sequence ATGAATAAAAATGATGCTAAAAGCGGTTTTGTCTTTACCAAACATACTCCAAAAGATCAATCGCCCTTCGATAAACTTTTCGATATTTTTCAAGAATTGATTACGCACACTTCTGGCGATTTTGATGAAGCAATGGATTGGCTAAAACAAATAGACGACGAATATAAACTTACAACCGAAGATTACACTTTAGACGATTTTGTTGAAGATTTAAAAAAGAAAGGCTATCTGCGGGAAGAAATAAAAATGGACGGTAAAAGCGGTTTGGCTATTACCGAAAAAACGGAACGCGCAATTCGCAAACGTGCTTTGGAGCAGATTTTCGGCAAACTCAGAAAAAGTGGCGCGGGAAACCATCGAACCAAACAAACTGGGAGAGGTGATGAGCAAGCCGGCGAGTTTCGAGATTATCGTTTTGGAGATTCGCTAGAGCAGATTTCAATGACAGAAAGCTTCAAAAATGCTCAAATAAATCACGGTATAGGCGATTTCACGCTGTCAGAAAACGATTTGGTTGTTGAAGAAACCATGTACAAAACCCAGATGAGTACTGTGTTAATGATAGATATTAGTCATAGTATGATTCTTTACGGTGAAGATAGAATTACACCAGCCAAAAAAGTAGCGATGGCGCTTTCGGAATTTATTACAACCAGTTATCCAAAAGACACCTTGGATATTTTAGTCTTCGGAAACGATGCTTGGCCTATTAAAATTAAGGATTTGCCATACTTGAATGTTGGACCCTATCACACAAACACTGTTGCAGGACTTCAATTGGCAATGGATTTGTTAAGAAGAAAACGAAACACCAACAAACAAATTTTTATGATTACCGACGGTAAACCAAGTTGTGTAAGGCTTCCCGACGGACGTTATTATAAAAACAGCAACGGTTTAGATAGTTATATTGTGAACAAATGTTACGCAATGGCTTCACAAGCGCGAAAACTTCACATTCCAATCACAACTTTTATGATAGCTGAAGATCCTTATTTAATGCAATTCGTTGAACATTTTACAGCTGCAAATCAGGGAAAAGCATTTTATACAGGTTTAAAAGGTTTGGGTGAAATGATATTTAGTGATTATGAAACAAATCGTCGTAAACGGATAAAATAA
- a CDS encoding acetyl-CoA C-acyltransferase — translation MKTAYIVKAYRTAVGKAPRGVFRFKRSDELAAETIKYILKELPQLDKKRIDDVIVGNAMPEAEQGLNMGRLISLMGLEIVDVPGMTVNRYCASGLETIAIATAKIQSGMADCIIAGGSESMSYIPMGGYKPVPDYKLAKEGHEDYYWNMGLTAEAVAKKYDVSREDQDEFAYTSQMRALKAQDEDRFQDQIVPIDVERTFVNDAGKKVTESYTVTKDEGPRKGTNIEALSKLRPVFAAGGSVTAGNSSQMSDGAAFAVIMSEEMVKELNLEPIARLVSFTAVGVEPKIMGIGPMYAIPQALKQAGLKQDQMEIIELNEAFASQSLAVIRGLGLNKEIVNPNGGAIAMGHPLGCTGAKLSVQLFDEMRKRNLQGKYGMVTMCVGTGQGAAGVYEFLK, via the coding sequence ATGAAAACAGCATATATAGTAAAAGCATACCGAACCGCAGTCGGCAAAGCACCAAGAGGCGTTTTCCGCTTCAAAAGATCAGATGAACTCGCTGCGGAAACCATTAAATATATATTGAAAGAATTACCGCAACTCGACAAAAAACGAATTGACGACGTAATAGTAGGTAACGCGATGCCCGAAGCCGAGCAAGGCTTAAATATGGGCCGATTGATTTCCTTAATGGGCTTAGAAATAGTTGATGTTCCAGGGATGACAGTTAACCGTTACTGTGCTTCCGGTCTTGAAACCATCGCAATAGCTACTGCTAAAATTCAAAGTGGAATGGCAGATTGCATTATTGCTGGTGGTTCTGAAAGTATGAGCTATATCCCAATGGGCGGTTACAAACCTGTCCCAGATTATAAGTTAGCAAAAGAAGGTCACGAAGATTATTACTGGAATATGGGTTTAACTGCTGAAGCGGTTGCTAAAAAATACGATGTTTCACGTGAAGATCAAGATGAATTTGCTTACACAAGTCAGATGCGTGCTTTAAAAGCACAGGATGAGGATCGTTTTCAAGATCAAATTGTTCCAATAGATGTGGAACGCACTTTCGTAAACGATGCTGGAAAAAAAGTAACTGAAAGTTATACGGTTACTAAAGATGAAGGCCCTAGAAAAGGAACCAATATTGAAGCTCTTTCAAAACTTCGTCCGGTTTTCGCTGCTGGCGGAAGTGTTACCGCTGGAAATTCCTCACAAATGAGTGACGGCGCAGCTTTCGCAGTAATTATGAGTGAAGAAATGGTAAAAGAATTAAATCTTGAACCTATTGCCAGATTGGTAAGTTTTACTGCCGTTGGTGTTGAACCAAAAATTATGGGTATTGGGCCAATGTACGCAATTCCACAAGCATTGAAACAAGCTGGATTGAAGCAAGATCAAATGGAAATTATAGAATTGAATGAAGCTTTTGCATCACAATCTTTAGCAGTAATCCGCGGACTTGGTTTGAATAAAGAAATTGTAAACCCAAACGGAGGAGCAATCGCTATGGGTCATCCACTGGGATGTACTGGCGCAAAACTTTCCGTGCAACTTTTTGACGAAATGCGAAAACGAAACCTTCAAGGTAAATATGGAATGGTAACGATGTGCGTAGGAACCGGGCAAGGTGCTGCAGGAGTTTATGAATTTTTGAAATAA
- a CDS encoding TolB family protein, producing MKKLFFLFIIIIANFTFAQQNTEVYVFDLAPAYEGLELMNARNISNNEGYDNQPSFISNETLVFAGNNEGQTDISEYNLNSKIQKWVNQKTEGGEYSPQKFPSNNDVAAVRLDTDGLQRLYRYDAKTGKSSEIIKSLQVAYFAFYDDTKMLATVLDGDKMDLTLIDLASKTADTLFYNAGRSLQKVPKTNSMSYSLINGEGNLDLYLLDMNSYESFFISELPIGIQDYVWINDTQIIVGSGNKLYMYDTLGETEWNRVASLEEYGIKSISRMAISPDGKKLAIVGEN from the coding sequence ATGAAAAAGCTTTTTTTCCTCTTCATCATCATAATTGCTAATTTCACCTTCGCCCAACAAAATACCGAAGTCTATGTTTTCGATCTCGCACCAGCTTATGAAGGCTTAGAGTTGATGAATGCTCGGAATATTTCAAACAACGAAGGCTATGACAATCAACCATCCTTCATTTCAAATGAAACACTTGTTTTTGCTGGAAACAACGAAGGTCAGACAGATATTTCAGAATATAATCTGAATTCAAAAATTCAAAAATGGGTCAATCAAAAAACAGAGGGCGGGGAATATTCTCCACAAAAATTTCCTTCTAATAACGATGTAGCTGCGGTTAGGCTAGATACGGATGGTCTTCAGAGATTGTACCGTTATGATGCGAAAACTGGTAAATCTTCAGAAATAATTAAAAGTTTACAAGTTGCTTATTTCGCTTTCTACGACGATACTAAAATGCTTGCCACAGTTTTGGATGGCGACAAAATGGATTTGACTTTAATTGATTTAGCTTCAAAAACCGCTGACACCTTGTTTTATAATGCTGGTCGTTCGCTTCAAAAAGTTCCAAAAACAAATTCAATGAGCTATTCATTAATAAATGGAGAAGGTAATCTAGACCTATATTTGCTAGATATGAATTCCTACGAAAGTTTCTTTATTAGTGAACTTCCTATCGGTATTCAAGATTATGTTTGGATTAACGACACACAAATTATTGTTGGTAGCGGCAACAAACTTTATATGTATGACACGCTTGGCGAAACCGAATGGAACCGCGTTGCATCTCTTGAAGAATATGGAATAAAAAGCATTTCCCGAATGGCAATAAGCCCTGATGGAAAGAAACTTGCCATTGTTGGAGAAAATTAA
- a CDS encoding ATP-binding cassette domain-containing protein: MAIFKLHSAFICFGEKEVLKEISFSLKTGEILGIFGRNGCGKTTLLKMIFGTLQLGSINISINDQKINPLENISKERIAYLPQHSFLPKNIKVRDIIPIYFDQEKKQEAVFYDPLIAKLAAKKIGELSLGQVRYLEVLLVGNLNHSFLMLDEPFSMIDPLHKMEISKLLNKLKAEKGIIITDHYYEDVLRITTQNLIIKEGISIPIESKEDLKKLEYLGKNTS, encoded by the coding sequence TTGGCAATATTCAAATTACATAGCGCTTTTATATGTTTTGGCGAAAAAGAAGTTCTTAAAGAGATTTCATTTTCTTTGAAAACTGGTGAGATTCTAGGTATTTTCGGAAGAAATGGTTGTGGAAAAACAACTTTATTGAAAATGATATTTGGAACATTGCAGTTAGGTTCAATAAATATTTCTATCAACGATCAAAAAATTAATCCTTTGGAGAACATTTCTAAAGAACGTATTGCCTATTTGCCTCAACATTCCTTTTTACCTAAAAATATTAAAGTTCGAGACATTATTCCAATCTATTTTGACCAAGAAAAAAAGCAAGAAGCGGTTTTTTATGATCCTTTAATTGCAAAACTAGCTGCAAAAAAAATTGGTGAACTTTCTCTTGGTCAAGTTCGTTATTTGGAAGTTTTATTAGTTGGTAATTTAAATCATTCTTTTTTAATGCTGGATGAACCATTCTCCATGATTGATCCCTTGCATAAAATGGAAATATCAAAATTATTAAACAAACTTAAAGCTGAAAAAGGAATAATAATCACAGATCATTATTATGAGGATGTGCTTAGAATTACAACCCAAAACTTAATTATAAAAGAAGGAATTTCAATACCAATTGAAAGCAAAGAAGATTTAAAAAAGCTTGAATATTTAGGGAAAAATACTTCATAA
- a CDS encoding LysM peptidoglycan-binding domain-containing protein: MIKSKYQSVLDLGEKLNIQNGDVKEENGQLKVWGTAKTPYDKNLLWDEIKKIGGENPTDIMADIQVADSSVFARHTVKSGETLGKIAKQYYKDSGKYNAIYEANKGKLKSADLIHPGDELVIPNL, from the coding sequence ATGATTAAGTCAAAATACCAGAGCGTTCTGGATCTAGGAGAAAAATTAAACATCCAAAACGGTGATGTAAAAGAAGAAAACGGCCAACTTAAAGTTTGGGGAACTGCAAAGACTCCTTACGATAAAAACTTGCTTTGGGACGAAATAAAAAAGATTGGTGGTGAAAACCCAACAGATATTATGGCAGATATACAAGTTGCTGACAGCTCAGTTTTTGCTCGCCACACCGTGAAAAGCGGAGAAACCTTGGGTAAAATTGCTAAACAATATTATAAGGATTCTGGTAAATACAATGCTATTTACGAAGCAAACAAAGGAAAATTGAAATCTGCAGATCTTATTCATCCAGGTGATGAGTTGGTGATTCCAAATCTTTAA
- a CDS encoding acyl-CoA dehydrogenase family protein, producing METETKNKELLRGGQFLVKETKAEDVFTPEDFSEEQKMMRDSVKEFVDREIWPLKARLEQHDYALTEELMQKAGEMGLLGVAVPEEYGGLGMGFVTTMLVCDYMSGASGSVATAFGAHTGIGTMPITLYGTEEQKKKYVPKLATGEWFGAYALTEPGAGSDANSGKTKAVLSEDGKTYAISGQKMWISNAGFCSTFIVFARVEDDKNITGFIVENDSSNGITFGEEEKKLGIHSSSTRQVFFSDTKVPAENMLGERGEGFKIAMNALNVGRIKLAAAGLDGQRRVISKAVEYANERIQFDVPISSFGAIKLKLAEMATNAYVDESASYRAAKNVEDRIAMRVAAGNSHQEAELKGVEEYAIECSILKVAVSEDIQHCTDEGIQIFGGMGYSAEAPMEAAWRDARITRIYEGTNEINRMLSVGMLVKKAMKGHVDLLGPAQAVAGELMGIPSFDTPDFSELLSEEKAMIAKLKKVFLMVAGSAVQKYGTELEEHQQTLLAAADILIEIYMAESGILRTEKNAKRFGEDSQKEQIAMSQLYLYHAVDIITVKAKEAILSFSEGDEQRAMLMGLKRFTKYQNMPNIGEIRKTIAAKVITENNYPF from the coding sequence ATGGAAACTGAAACAAAAAATAAAGAATTACTGCGCGGAGGACAATTTCTAGTAAAAGAAACAAAAGCCGAAGACGTTTTCACACCAGAAGACTTTTCGGAAGAACAAAAAATGATGCGCGATTCTGTTAAGGAGTTTGTAGATCGTGAAATCTGGCCGTTAAAGGCACGCTTGGAGCAACACGACTACGCCCTTACCGAAGAGTTAATGCAAAAAGCTGGTGAAATGGGCCTTCTTGGCGTTGCTGTTCCAGAGGAATACGGCGGATTGGGAATGGGTTTCGTAACTACTATGTTGGTATGCGATTATATGTCTGGGGCTAGTGGCTCTGTGGCTACAGCTTTTGGAGCGCACACCGGAATTGGAACAATGCCTATCACCCTATACGGAACAGAAGAACAAAAGAAAAAATATGTCCCAAAATTAGCAACAGGCGAATGGTTTGGAGCGTATGCTTTAACTGAACCTGGTGCAGGAAGTGATGCGAACAGCGGAAAAACAAAAGCCGTTCTTTCTGAAGATGGAAAAACATACGCTATCAGCGGACAAAAAATGTGGATTTCTAATGCAGGATTCTGTAGTACATTCATTGTTTTTGCCAGAGTTGAAGACGATAAAAACATTACCGGATTTATCGTTGAAAACGATTCTTCAAACGGAATTACATTTGGCGAGGAAGAAAAGAAACTAGGTATACACTCCTCTTCTACTCGTCAGGTTTTCTTTAGCGACACCAAAGTTCCTGCAGAAAATATGTTGGGCGAAAGAGGCGAAGGTTTCAAAATAGCAATGAACGCTTTAAACGTGGGTCGTATAAAACTTGCTGCTGCGGGTCTTGATGGCCAACGTAGAGTTATTTCAAAAGCGGTGGAATACGCAAACGAAAGAATTCAATTTGACGTGCCTATTTCATCTTTTGGTGCTATTAAACTTAAATTAGCTGAAATGGCAACTAATGCCTATGTAGACGAAAGTGCTTCATATAGAGCAGCTAAAAATGTTGAAGATAGAATTGCTATGCGTGTTGCAGCTGGTAACAGCCACCAAGAAGCAGAATTAAAAGGAGTTGAAGAATATGCCATAGAGTGTTCCATATTGAAAGTGGCCGTTTCGGAAGATATCCAACATTGTACGGACGAAGGAATCCAGATTTTTGGAGGGATGGGTTACAGTGCAGAAGCACCTATGGAAGCGGCGTGGAGAGATGCTCGAATTACCCGTATTTATGAGGGAACCAACGAGATAAACAGAATGCTTTCGGTAGGAATGTTAGTGAAAAAAGCAATGAAAGGTCACGTAGATCTTTTAGGGCCTGCACAAGCTGTTGCTGGAGAGTTGATGGGAATTCCTTCTTTTGACACACCAGATTTCTCTGAATTGCTTTCAGAAGAAAAAGCAATGATCGCTAAACTTAAGAAAGTATTTTTAATGGTTGCAGGAAGCGCCGTTCAAAAATATGGAACTGAACTGGAAGAACACCAACAAACATTATTGGCTGCCGCAGATATCTTGATTGAAATCTATATGGCCGAAAGTGGAATTTTAAGAACCGAAAAAAATGCAAAACGTTTTGGCGAGGATTCTCAAAAAGAACAAATTGCAATGTCGCAATTATACCTTTATCACGCGGTGGATATTATTACGGTGAAAGCAAAAGAAGCAATACTTTCTTTCTCTGAAGGTGATGAACAACGCGCTATGCTAATGGGATTGAAACGTTTCACCAAGTATCAAAATATGCCAAATATTGGTGAAATTAGAAAAACGATTGCTGCCAAAGTAATTACTGAAAACAATTATCCGTTTTAA
- a CDS encoding PRC-barrel domain-containing protein: MKKEEKHLYNLNELSDYKVASDDPDVRNWEVRDADNRVIGKVDNLLVNKTAKRVVYLDVEVDNTIIDAKHDPYGRPQNIEIREFVNKDGDSHVIVPIGMVNLDIDNKMVQANGINHRTFSETKRYRKGDPINREYEVIVLDSYNRDNLPPENVYEEDEFYERDEFDRKRYSDRKL, encoded by the coding sequence ATGAAAAAGGAAGAAAAGCATTTATATAACCTTAACGAACTTTCAGATTATAAAGTTGCAAGCGACGATCCCGATGTAAGGAATTGGGAAGTACGTGATGCAGATAACCGCGTAATTGGTAAAGTGGATAACCTTTTGGTAAACAAAACCGCCAAACGAGTTGTCTATCTTGACGTGGAAGTGGATAATACTATAATTGATGCAAAACACGATCCATACGGACGTCCCCAAAATATTGAGATTCGCGAATTTGTGAATAAAGATGGAGACAGCCACGTTATTGTTCCCATTGGAATGGTGAATCTAGACATTGACAATAAAATGGTTCAAGCAAATGGTATTAACCACAGAACTTTTTCTGAAACCAAACGTTATCGTAAAGGAGATCCTATAAATCGCGAATACGAAGTTATTGTGCTTGATTCCTACAATCGTGATAATTTGCCACCAGAAAATGTTTATGAAGAAGATGAATTTTATGAAAGAGATGAATTTGACCGAAAGCGATATTCAGATAGAAAATTGTAA
- a CDS encoding fasciclin domain-containing protein yields MKLKTIVMSMAVVAMLFASCDDSKKKEAEMQAQEEMRMQRESDSLMQLEEANKAQMADMEANSIAAKAMANSDLSTLVSALQAADMAQTLKAEGDYTVFAPTNEAFSKVPKATLDNLMMPENKAKLQSLLQYHVLQGKMNAADVVAKIKEAGGKLDVTTMNGETITLSEKDGKVMIKDAKGNMATVTSADMDASNGVVHVVDKVLMPKM; encoded by the coding sequence ATGAAACTAAAAACAATTGTAATGTCTATGGCCGTCGTAGCAATGCTATTTGCTAGCTGTGATGACTCTAAAAAGAAAGAAGCTGAAATGCAAGCTCAAGAAGAAATGCGTATGCAGCGCGAAAGCGATTCATTAATGCAACTTGAAGAAGCTAACAAAGCTCAAATGGCAGATATGGAAGCCAATTCAATTGCTGCTAAAGCAATGGCAAATTCAGATTTGTCTACTTTGGTAAGCGCTCTTCAAGCAGCTGATATGGCTCAAACTTTAAAAGCTGAAGGTGACTATACCGTTTTCGCTCCAACAAACGAAGCTTTCAGTAAAGTTCCAAAAGCAACATTGGATAACCTAATGATGCCAGAGAATAAAGCAAAGCTTCAAAGCTTACTTCAGTATCACGTACTTCAAGGTAAAATGAATGCTGCTGATGTTGTAGCAAAAATTAAAGAAGCTGGTGGAAAACTTGACGTAACCACAATGAATGGAGAAACAATTACGCTGTCTGAAAAAGATGGTAAAGTAATGATCAAAGATGCTAAAGGAAATATGGCTACTGTAACAAGTGCTGATATGGACGCATCAAACGGTGTTGTGCACGTAGTAGATAAAGTGTTAATGCCAAAAATGTAA
- a CDS encoding YdeI/OmpD-associated family protein, which yields MDERPELYFESDTQWREWLHENHNDFPNGAYLIFNKLETKIPTMRWEEAVRVALCYGWIDSTSKSLGDGKRRQYFCKRNPKSVWSALNKAHLKELEKENLLHKSGKLVISAAKKNGSWTALDDVENLIIPEDLQKSFDENSKAFINYKNFSPSSRKSYLYWLNQAKRQETRDKRISEIVILCEENKKFR from the coding sequence ATGGATGAAAGGCCAGAACTTTATTTTGAGAGTGATACGCAATGGCGGGAATGGTTGCATGAAAACCATAATGATTTTCCAAATGGGGCCTACCTTATTTTTAACAAACTAGAAACCAAAATTCCAACAATGCGTTGGGAAGAAGCTGTTAGAGTGGCTTTGTGTTATGGCTGGATAGACAGTACTTCAAAAAGCTTAGGTGACGGAAAGCGCCGTCAATATTTTTGTAAACGAAATCCAAAAAGTGTTTGGAGCGCGCTTAACAAAGCACATTTAAAAGAATTAGAAAAAGAAAACCTGCTGCATAAAAGTGGAAAACTAGTTATTTCAGCAGCCAAGAAAAACGGAAGCTGGACTGCATTGGACGATGTTGAAAATTTAATTATTCCTGAAGATCTTCAAAAAAGTTTTGATGAAAATTCAAAAGCTTTTATAAATTATAAAAACTTCTCTCCTAGTAGTCGTAAAAGCTATCTATATTGGCTAAACCAAGCTAAACGTCAAGAAACCAGAGATAAGAGAATCTCAGAAATAGTAATTTTATGCGAAGAAAATAAAAAATTTAGATAA